In Silene latifolia isolate original U9 population chromosome X, ASM4854445v1, whole genome shotgun sequence, the following proteins share a genomic window:
- the LOC141618123 gene encoding uncharacterized protein LOC141618123: MSSVLSKTLPDLTKLEKLDGHNYKRWSQKLLMFFEQLEIDYVMFSDPLAPTKEAATAASVEETPPVISVVKSNEEDIKKFDKDNKTVRCQLLNNMIGTLFDLFMVHKSSKLIWESFEAKYRADDARKKKYVVGKWLEFQMADGKPIMEQVHVYENLCADVVNEGMKLDDIFVANVLLEKFPPSWSDYRNHLKHKKMTCLSKNK, encoded by the coding sequence ATGTCGTCTGTTTTATCAAAGACTCTTCCTGATTTGACTAAACTTGAAAAACTAGACGGTCATAACTATAAGCGTTGGTCACAGAAACTGTTGATGTTCTTTGAACAATTAGAAATTGATTACGTGATGTTTAGTGACCCTCTTGCTCCTACTAAGGAAGCAGCTACTGCTGCGTCGGTTGAGGAAACTCCCCCTGTTATATCTGTTGTTAAGTCAAATGAAGAGGATATTAAGAAATTTGATAAAGACAATAAGACTGTTAGATGTCAACTTCTAAACAACATGATTGGCACCCTTTTTGACCTATTTATGGTTCATAAATCTTCCAAACTGATATGGGAGTCCTTCGAGGCCAAGTATAGGGCTGATGATGCTaggaaaaagaaatatgttgtgggtaagtggctgGAATTTCAGATGGCTGACGGGAAACCTATTATGGAACAAGTTCATGTCTATGAGAATCTATGTGCTGATGTTGTTAATGAGGGTATGAAATTAGATGACATCTTCGTGGCTAATGTACTGTTAGAAAAATTCCCTCCCTCCTGGTCTGACTATAGGAACCACCTTAAGCATAAGAAAATGACATGTCTCTCCAAGAACAAGTAG